Proteins encoded by one window of Pseudorca crassidens isolate mPseCra1 chromosome 3, mPseCra1.hap1, whole genome shotgun sequence:
- the NDUFS6 gene encoding NADH dehydrogenase [ubiquinone] iron-sulfur protein 6, mitochondrial has product MAAAVTFFRLLGRGGAAARSLPGAARCFGVQTSPAGEKVTHTGQVYGDKDYRKVRFVGRQKEVNENFAIDLIAEQPVSEVGSRVISCDGAGGALGHPKVYINLDKETKTGTCGYCGLQFRQSCH; this is encoded by the exons ATGGCGGCGGCGGTGACCTTCTTCAGGCTGCTGGGCCGGGGGGGCGCGGCGGCGCGGAGCCTGCCCGGGGCCGCCAGGTGCTTCGGGGTGCAGACCTCGCCGGCCGGGGAGAAGGTCACGCACACCGGCCAG gtttATGGCGATAAAGACTACAGGAAAGTTCGATTTGTAGGTCGTCAGAAAGAG GTGAATGAGAACTTTGCCATCGACCTGATAGCAGAGCAGCCTGTGAGCGAAGTTGGGAGTCGAGTGATATCGTGTGACGGCGCGGGGGGGGCCCTGGGCCACCCCAAAGTGTACATAAACCTG GACAAAGAAACGAAGACGGGGACGTGTGGCTACTGTGGCCTGCAGTTCCGGCAGTCCTGCCACTAG
- the MRPL36 gene encoding large ribosomal subunit protein bL36m isoform X2, with protein MGSYMLNVVNVGDESLLRGNWKYIMLDRAHFFVVLGFLRQSPMKLPVKRSRWHPSCRSSRDMATALLRKVVSAVGPLLHLGGLPLSSLAPCHPRACRQVGAPPSPAAALLSARLVLGLQQPALGFKTKGVLKKRCKGCYLVKRRGRWFVYCKTNPKHKQRQM; from the exons ATGGGGAGTTACATGTTGAATGTTGTGAATGTTGGAGATGAGTCCTTGCTTAGAGGAAACTGGAAGTACATCATGTTGGACAGAGCGCATTTCTTTGTGGTTCTGGGGTTTCTGCGGCAGAGCCCAATGAAACTGCCAGTAAAGCGCAGCCGATGGCATCCCTCATGCAG ATCCAGCCGCGACATGGCCACCGCTCTCCTAAGGAAAGTGGTTTCCGCCGTGGGCCCCCTGCTGCACCTGGGTGGCCTCCCGCTCTCCTCTCTCGCGCCGTGCCACCCGCGCGCCTGCCGTCAGGTCGGTGCGCCCCCCAGCCCGGCGGCCGCTCTCCTCTCCGCGCGCCTGGTACTCGGCCTGCAGCAGCCAGCCCTGGGCTTCAAGACCAAGGGCGTCCTCAAGAAGCGGTGCAAGGGCTGCTACCTGGTCAAGAGGCGCGGGCGTTGGTTCGTCTACTGCAAGACCAACCCGAAGCACAAGCAGAGACAAATGTAG
- the MRPL36 gene encoding large ribosomal subunit protein bL36m isoform X1 has product MATALLRKVVSAVGPLLHLGGLPLSSLAPCHPRACRQVGAPPSPAAALLSARLVLGLQQPALGFKTKGVLKKRCKGCYLVKRRGRWFVYCKTNPKHKQRQM; this is encoded by the coding sequence ATGGCCACCGCTCTCCTAAGGAAAGTGGTTTCCGCCGTGGGCCCCCTGCTGCACCTGGGTGGCCTCCCGCTCTCCTCTCTCGCGCCGTGCCACCCGCGCGCCTGCCGTCAGGTCGGTGCGCCCCCCAGCCCGGCGGCCGCTCTCCTCTCCGCGCGCCTGGTACTCGGCCTGCAGCAGCCAGCCCTGGGCTTCAAGACCAAGGGCGTCCTCAAGAAGCGGTGCAAGGGCTGCTACCTGGTCAAGAGGCGCGGGCGTTGGTTCGTCTACTGCAAGACCAACCCGAAGCACAAGCAGAGACAAATGTAG